CCAATTAGTAGTGATTGAATTCCTTCTGCATTTCTTTCCTGAATCAGAGTTTTGAGTAACCCGAGTGAGGGACAGACCCGCTTCCTTGCCATATCCTCCCCGAAGCCCGCTTCGATCGTGGCCTCCGCCTTCCTCCCCTTCAGGTTGCCGCTGCGCATCGTGTCGGCACTGGGGCGGCGGGTGTTTGAGCCCGTGGCCGTCGCGGCGTTGTCCGAGTACGAGACCGAGAgcgcggagcaggaggaggaggagggagccgaggaGTTCTCCGAGGACCTGAAGCTGTTCGTCGGGAACCTGCCCTTCAGCGTTGACAGCGCGCAGCTCGCCGAGCTCTTCGAGCAGGCCGGCTCCGTCGAGATGGTCGAGGTATATACGAGTTAATTGTGCCGCCCCGTCTATGTAATTAGTGTCAGAAATTTTCATTTTGCTAAAATAGTTATTCTTTAAAAAAAGTCTTGCTCACTGTTGTATGGTCACCTGGAATGGAACTGGAGTACCGGACAACTTGACCGAATTTAGTCAGGAGTAATTGAGTAAAGTTGCATATTGTTACACTATTTGAAACACTGATATGGTTATGTACTTGTGGTAAATTATGACCAGAAATCGAAACAATATTCAAATTGTGAAGTCCAACAGAGCTGTATGCATTGAGTGAACCTTCTGCGTTTCACTATTTCGCCTTCACTATTCTAAGTTTCTAACAGTTCATAACTGCTTTGCAGGTTGTATATGATAGAATGACTGGACGAAGCCGTGGATTTGGATTCGTGACAATGTCTTCAGCTGAAGAAGCCGGAGCTGCTGTTGAGCAATTCAACAGTTATGTGAGTATACTTTCTTGGTTTAAGCTACCTTTCTCTTGGTATGCTTCTGGAGAAGATTAACTATCCAGttgaaggaaaaataaaaagatataGCAACACTAAACAGACAAAGATCAGATGCATTTCTATAAAAGGTTGAAATGTGAATCGTAGCATAACCGAAAACTTTAGGAACAACTTCATCATAGCTTTTGGAACTGAATTACTTCTCTTGAGTGCATAGTGCGTCGTAGCTAGCAGATTGAGCTCCTGACTAATTAGCCTTGCCTCTCAAACAAACATTTCAAGGCAGACCACTAAGGGTGAACTCTGGGCCACCATCGCCTAGGGATGACTCTGCACCAAGAGCACCAaggggtggtggaggtggtggaaaCTTTGTGGATTTAGGAAACAAGATCTACGTAGGGAATCTCGCATGGGGTGTCGACAACTCGACGCTTGAGAACCTGTTCAGCGAGCAAGGGCGGGTGCTTGATGCTAAGGTCATCTATGACAGGGAGAGTGGCAGGTCAAGAGGATTTGGTTTTGTCACCTATGGCTCTGCTGAGGAGGTCAACAATGCCATATCAAACCTTGATGGCATCGTAAGTTCTACatcctgtttttttttatcttttgcaTTGTCATTTCAATTAGAAAATGCATTGTAATGCAGGACTTGGATGGCAGGCAGATCCGAGTCACGATTGCGGAATCAAAGCCATGGCGTGAATTTTGAATTATGGCGATTTGAAGGTTAATAGTGTGTTTTGCCAAGTGTTAGTTTCTAGCTTCTATTCTAATACAGACTATGTAATAAccgttgcaacgcacgggcattgtGCTAGTTAATATCTAAATTCTACCACAACCAAACAAACTTTACAACGATTATGTATGAGTATAATTAATAATTGTGTTAGGACACGCAGGATATGATAGTTGCCACGATGGCAGCTTGGAGGTTGCCTGTAGGAGCTCGCGGCCGCCACGGGCCCGGCGGGGACGCGACCAGCCGAGCCTGCTGTCCAAGCGATAGTTCTTACGCGTATCAATAACCAAATCCGTCAAGTCTGCACCTGCACTGATCCGATTCCTAATCGGACGGACCCGTGTCCACGCCACGCTTATAAATATAATACTCCCCAACACAAGGACAAATTAATTATCCACACGAAATTCAGGCTGCATGGACGACGCGAAACGTGATGCGCTGCAGTCCAAGATAGACGAGCTGTTAGAGCAGCCGCCCAAATACATGAACATGACGACGGTGTAGACTCTTATTACAGACAGCACAGAGACCCAATACCAGACTCTTATTACATGAGCAACGACAACCCGTCCGACGAGCCTGAAGAATACCCAATGCTGCTGTGGGAGCACCATCAGTACAACCACGCTGCTGCCTACGACGACACATTTGGCCAGGAGCTAATAACAACACCGGATGGCACTGCAGAGACAGGGGAGGCTGCTGGTTCCGGCGGCGATAATGGCGGCCAGTACCTACTCTCGGACCCCGCGCTCTACGACGACGACCATGACATGACTGCCGGCGAGGCTACCCCCGCCAGGTTCACCGACGGCGGCTTCGGAGGCGTCCCGGCCTCTACGGCGGCGATCGCGGGCCTCAAGAAGCAGAGGCACGACGGGTCATCAGGAGCTGACAACATGTGCGTCATCTGCATGAGGCACTACAAGAAAGGCAAGCGACTCTACGTCATGCCCTGCGCGTTCAAGCATCGGTTCCATCGCAAGTGCCTCAAAAATGGCTGTCGCGCAGCCACCTCTGCCCGCTCTGCCGCCATGCGCTGCCTACGGAGGATCAAGGCGTGCACAGGGGCCCGATATGGCTGTCAAATGTAAACTAATTATAGAGTACGTTGATCCGTGCAGGAGCAGGGGCTGGAAGGTATAATAGGTACTAGTACTAATTACTAACTCTGGTCCGCTAAAGCTGACCTTTtggatagaaaaaaaaacagagagagaactACAAGCAGCTCTTTTTACTGTCTGAAACGTCGCGGCTTTTGCTAACACAACGTAGCCTAAATGTTAAACTAGTAAattgtttctctttttttttcttatttattcATATCCTAATACAATACGAATATATATACTTTCTTATCTTTTATTCCACGTAGTAGACTCTAGTTATTAATTGCTCTGTGTGTTTTTTCATCCCCATTTCTTTTTACATCTCACCTTCATATGTATTTTACATATATTTAGTTGAAAGCTTAATTAATGTAAGATATCAGTTTTATATGTAATGATCAATTACTCTATACGATTTTCCATCCTCATCCATCCATAGTTTCTCCCTTTTGCGTTGTGCATTCATTTGTGTTAACACGTTTAGTTGAAACTTAAAACTTTATATGTTTGAGGGAGAAACTTAAAACCGTAAATTTATGCATACATGTATATGCAGTAATCATGGTGACGTGGATCATGTATTTATagtttaatttaatttttttcttctatattaacaatggcaAAACGAGTAAGCATATATAGGAGTACTTTGATATATTTGTTTGTATAATGGTAGAGGTTGATAATTTTGATGCACATTTACAACGTGTTTAAAAATATAGTTTGAAAATCCAAATCCTTAGGATTTAGTGCAAACTTGAACCGAATTCTAAAATATCCTAAACCACTCCTTTCCTTCCAAACATGTCCTTAAatgttactttagtttatttttaatataataaAGGTGGAGGAGCACAAATTTGGAGGATTACTTTCGAATATATTTTAATAACATAGGTGGATAGTTTATATGAAGATTAGGGAGCTACTTTGGATTATTTTCACAATGTGGATAATAGTTTAGGTATAGGTTACTTTACATTATTTTGACATATTATATCAAATTGATGGCCAGAGTTTCTAATTTTTATAGATTTAGGAGTGCGCGAGACAATTTACCCGACGTTCTGTTGGTGTGCGCACCTTAACTAACGGCAACTAGATGTTATGGTAAGAACCGGAGTCCAAGTTTACAAAAATACTACAACTCAGCCTAATCGAATCCGGCCCTTCACCGAAGCCTATAGATTGCTGCATATCCATCCGATCGGATTATTATAAGATAATAATTCGGGTGTTTTTGCTGCCCGTGGATTGACCGACGATAAGCTATGAGCAACCAAATCAGAGGCTTGAATCCTCTTGACGAGTTGCTTTCACTGGCAACAGGACGACGAGTCTCTGGAGAAGCAGACGCCCGAGCACATGTTCCCCCTCAGCCATCCGCCGGCGACAGCGGCAACCATCCGCGTGACGACGACTCGGAGAATCATCGGAACGAGTACGAGAATTTGTTCCACCTGATGACTGGAGCGACGATGCGTACCGCGACGGCAGGTTCGGAGGCAtccctgcctccgccgcggcgaTCGCCGGGCTCGAGAAGCAGATGCTCATCAACATGGGGCCAACGAGGAACAAGAGGCGCCGCGGCATGGGCGGTGAAACCGTCACGGAGGCACCGCCGTGCGCCATCTGCCTTGACGACTTCGCACTGCTTCCACGAGGCCTGCCTAATAGGAGAAGAAATTAGACCATAGAAGTAGTTTATCCTTATCAGCTACGTTGCTACATCTATTCAACCAGAGCAGGAGATCGCCATAGCATCTTCTTGGAATCTGTAGATTAGCTTCATCCTCGTGTCTGAACTTTTGCATTACGACATTTCCATATATTCCAGAGGATGCAGATGAGAACCGTAATTTTGATCCGAGAGTTGTGTTCTTGTAAGGGATTAAGAATCCAGAGAGCTTCGactaggggtggtaatggatcatggtcCTCATGCattcttcacaatccaactcagccctatatttatttagctcaaaatcatatagTATTTCAATCCGATTCTTATTGAgtccgatccttaaatttgctaggctaaattagaagACCCTTTACCACCCCTAGCTTTGACACTATCAGAGGGTGCAAGAGAATGCAAATCAAAACTAATGAAGGATCAGAAGCTTGAACTCCTCTGACATTTGACGAAAAGGTGTGTGCAGTCTTTCTCCTCTACACAGAAAGAGCATTGTCCATCTGGTCTCATGATCTGGCCTGCTTGGCCTCGGCCTATGTGACTTTTAAACCCGTTGTATTGCTAACAGAGGCTGCGTTCCTGCAATCCTTGGAACGTACCCTGCCTCTGAACAACTGATCGAACGTAGATTGCAGGCTTGTAAGGTTGAAAAGCATATTGTGTTGCATATTGTAGTGGAGTTGACCTGCAACAATCAAAGGATTACGAGTATATTGTTTGCAGAATGATTCGCTTACCTCGAGCTAGCTAGGCACATGGGGAGAGCCAGGAACTTTGATATGTTAATTTACTCCCACCACTCGTTGTTCCTCTAGAGAATGAGGTGCTAATTTTCATGAACAAAAACTAAGGTTTCGACTAAAATGAGATCAGCCACGCGATTACGAGAAAATACCATTTCACAGATTCATGTATATCATTCAGCATGCTGCCAGTGCCAGGTGATTGATTGGATGCCAATGTCAGGGGACTGATAAGCATTCCGtgcccaaagaaaaaaaaatgctaagAATACAATACGCATTCGTTCAGTTCCATTCGATTCACTCAAGGTCAACGCACAGACCAA
This portion of the Setaria viridis chromosome 7, Setaria_viridis_v4.0, whole genome shotgun sequence genome encodes:
- the LOC117862400 gene encoding 29 kDa ribonucleoprotein A, chloroplastic, which gives rise to SCPRSWSSRSSSSLLLLWRLRRRPGGWRGSRAIWTGSTSPPCAPYGVLSNPSEGQTRFLAISSPKPASIVASAFLPFRLPLRIVSALGRRVFEPVAVAALSEYETESAEQEEEEGAEEFSEDLKLFVGNLPFSVDSAQLAELFEQAGSVEMVEVVYDRMTGRSRGFGFVTMSSAEEAGAAVEQFNSYVTLPLKQTFQGRPLRVNSGPPSPRDDSAPRAPRGGGGGGNFVDLGNKIYVGNLAWGVDNSTLENLFSEQGRVLDAKVIYDRESGRSRGFGFVTYGSAEEVNNAISNLDGIDLDGRQIRVTIAESKPWREF